From a single Rosa rugosa chromosome 7, drRosRugo1.1, whole genome shotgun sequence genomic region:
- the LOC133720468 gene encoding uncharacterized protein LOC133720468, which yields MSNEPRLDFPMLDSTGSDYHSWVTDVENHLTSKGILPIIQAPNPDLVFIRTSAKNAQAVILMRRHMDKALRLEYMSIKDARELWVALEERFGNVQDSLLPDLKVQWNNLRFADFKSVAEYNSEALRLQSMLRFCGQPVTEQELIEKTLSTFPVSAIVVSKQYRTEVNAGRITRFHQLINIISVAEKHDNILVRNYNSRPIGTKSVHEANYNAPKRGRKERNPNEGHEGRMGPYNRPNKEGNRKFGADTRGGNVTRGGDGRGRGHGGCAMARGGGTMGRGGGTNPPRERPQRAQRAPQLKGGNRNDECHRCGSIEHWFKQCKASEELAARYRAYRDLREQEVYLAEEEEDGGDVNLTIEDFKAEDEVHMDATDFD from the coding sequence atgtcgaatgaacctagactcgactttcccatgcttgactcaacaggctcagattaccacagttgggtaaccgatgttgagaaccatctcacttcaaagggaatattacccataatccaggcacctaacccggatcttgtgttcaTCAGAACATCTGCAAAGAatgctcaagcagttatcttgatgcgacgtcatatggacaaagcactcagattggagtatatgtcgatcaaggatgcaagagagctatgggtagcgctagaagagcgttttggcaatgtccaagattccctcctccctgacttgaaagttcaatggaacaatctgcgctttgctgacttcaagtctgttgctgaatataattcagaggcTCTTCGCTTACAATCCATGTTGCGattctgtggacaacctgtcacagagcaagagctaattgagaaaactctctccaccttccccgtctcagccattgtggtatcaaagcaataccgtacTGAGGttaatgctggacggatcacgaggtttcatcagcttatcaatatcatatctgtagctgagaaacatgataacatactcgtgagaaattataattcaaggcccattggaactaagagcgttcatgaggcgaattataatgcacccaaaagagggcgcaaggagcgaaaccctaatgaGGGACATGAAggacgtatgggtccatataaccgccctaataaggaaggaaaccgcaagtttggtgcggatacacgtggtggcaatgtcACACGTGGGGGAGATGGTCGTGGTCGTGGTCATGGTGGTTGCGCCATGGCTCGTGGTGGAGGTaccatgggtcgtggtggtggcaccaaccctcctagggaacgcccacaacgtgcacaacgtgcacctcaattaaagggaggcaaccgcaatgatgagtgtcatcgatgtggatcaattgagcattggttcaagcaatgcaaggcaagtgaggaactagctgcaagatacagggcatatagggacctgagagagcaagaagtgtaccttgcagaagaagaagaagatggtggagatgtcaatctcaccatagaggacttcaaagctgaagatgaagtgcacaTGGATGcaacagactttgattag
- the LOC133720469 gene encoding uncharacterized protein LOC133720469, translating into MIINTTFYPLFKSCIIFFRDTVVPMRWPVVFSNFPIADHEEFLSKPLSAFSITTNRETATSTYGETAKAVKPIMLYVNKKERLLWKRKAEEGVKDFYTCLEANPEFLSKPLSSLSLADKPKASTSTEMKTGKAVKPIIFSKSNANQKERLLWKKKGEEGVKDFSTCLEANPVESKPLSSRSLADKPEASTSTDMKTGKAVKPIIFSKSNANQKERLL; encoded by the exons ATGATTATTAATACTACTTTTTATCCTCTGTTTAAATCATGTATCATTTTCTTTAGGGATACTGTTGTTCCAATGAGATGGCCGGTGGTTTTCAGCAATTTCCCTATAGCTGATCATGAGGAGTTCCTTTCAAAACCATTGTCTGCTTTCAGTATAACAACTAATCGAGAAACAGCAACTTCAACATATGG GGAGACAGCGAAAGCAGTAAAACCAATTATGCTTTATGTCAATAAAAAAGAACGACTGTTATGGAAAAGAAAGGCTGAAGAAGGAGTGAAGGATTTCTACACTTGCCTTGAAGCTAACCCTGAGTTCTTGTCAAAACCATTATCATCACTAAGTCTTGCAGATAAGCCAAAAGCATCTACTTCCACTGAAAT GAAGACAGGGAAAGCAGTAAAACCAATTATCTTTTCAAAAAGCAATGCCAATCAAAAAGAAAGATTGTTATGGAAAAAAAAGGGTGAAGAAGGAGTGAAGGATTTCAGCACTTGCCTTGAAGCTAACCCTGTGGAGTCAAAACCATTATCATCACGAAGTCTAGCAGATAAGCCAGAAGCATCTACTTCCACTGACAT GAAGACAGGGAAAGCAGTAAAACCAATTATCTTTTCGAAAAGCAATGCCAATCAAAAAGAAAGattgttataa